Proteins encoded within one genomic window of Scomber japonicus isolate fScoJap1 chromosome 16, fScoJap1.pri, whole genome shotgun sequence:
- the LOC128375034 gene encoding kelch repeat and BTB domain-containing protein 11, translating into MNEGRRQGGGAVTVEATVILHTVNPELDKDENSCPRYVQGFLQDNQDFNPPTVFEKEYLLDGRLMDNNHIDHQKGNGSYISRAEQFHLSDKKGDLDLLPHSDSIVSNHIVGMQQSGASGEIHNGARAKVSYSADSSVCLSSQAKQETDRSVLKSNLECRDSSQEAGTTRSEKKPDLVIEVGGQTISAHKSVLAEKSDYFKARLSRDILKVKGVSYKTLSTLIDYVYTCQMNVSKDNVVDVITGAKILQIPCAVQAAMDSMSEQVTAENCYEILTIAKKQRLSELKETAYGFMSDNFLRILKDPSVYGRLTGSERDLILKKRMEGRKTLMVSEINDVFDRVGSRPPSRCGSRPQSPLSVGSFEENHMIYYFNETANDWRPLTVMPEDINTKGCGICTMYNYLFVAGGIKGYGDKGKVSDKVFCYNPITNRWAEVRPLNQARAQLKLVSMDGYLYAIGGECLFTVEKYDPRMDRWTAVAPLPKGAFAVAHEATTCSGELYVSGGSLFYRLLKYDPKRDEWQECPYNNSRKKSTDMVALKSFIYRFDVNREQGINVFKYNTIVKMWHDCASQRLGSHLPFRCAVIGNCIYCVNKTQTLQFIVEEENAYFVEETLRAPLEAKGILFPFVLTLPEKPEKVT; encoded by the coding sequence ATGAATGAGGGCCGCAggcaaggaggaggagcagtcaCCGTTGAGGCCACTGTCATCCTCCACACTGTGAACCCTGAGCTTGACAAAGATGAGAATTCCTGTCCGCGTTACGTCCAGGGATTCCTGCAGGACAATCAGGATTTCAACCCTCCTACCGTGTTCGAGAAGGAATACCTCCTGGATGGAAGACTGATGGATAATAACCATATTGATCACCAGAAAGGTAACGGTTCGTACATCTCCAGAGCTGAGCAGTTTCACCTCTCTGATAAGAAGGGTGATCTGGACCTTCTTCCTCATTCTGACTCCATTGTGTCCAATCACATTGTTGGCATGCAGCAAAGTGGTGCAAGCGGTGAAATCCACAATGGCGCCAGAGCTAAAGTGTCTTACAGTGCAGATTCCTCTGTGTGCTTGTCTAGCCAAGCCAAACAGGAAACTGATCGGTCAGTACTAAAATCGAACCTCGAATGCAGGGACAGCAGCCAGGAAGCTGGAACTACACGGTCTGAAAAAAAGCCTGATTTAGTCATCGAAGTCGGCGGGCAGACAATCAGTGCTCACAAGTCTGTCCTGGCAGAGAAGAGTGACTACTTTAAAGCCCGGCTGTCACGAGACATCCTGAAAGTGAAGGGGGTAAGCTACAAGACTCTCTCTACGTTGATAGACTATGTTTATACCTGTCAGATGAATGTTTCTAAGGACAATGTTGTAGATGTCATTACGGGGGCTAAAATTCTCCAGATCCCCTGTGCCGTCCAGGCAGCCATGGACTCCATGTCAGAACAAGTCACTGCAGAGAACTGTTACGAGATTCTGACCATTGCCAAGAAGCAGCGACTTAGTGAACTGAAGGAGACTGCCTATGGATTCATGAGCGACAACTTTCTGCGGATCCTCAAAGACCCCTCAGTGTATGGGCGTCTGACCGGATCAGAGCGGGATCTGATCCTAAAGAAGAgaatggaggggaggaagactCTGATGGTTTCAGAGATAAACGATGTGTTTGATCGTGTTGGGAGCCGACCACCGAGCCGCTGTGGAAGTCGGCCACAGAGCCCTTTATCCGTGGGGTCTTTTGAAGAGAACCATATGATTTATTACTTTAATGAAACTGCAAATGACTGGAGACCTTTGACTGTGATGCCTGAGGACATAAACACTAAAGGGTGTGGTATCTGCACAATGTATAACTACCTGTTTGTGGCAGGGGGTATAAAGGGCTATGGGGACAAGGGCAAGGTTTCAGACAAGGTCTTCTGTTACAATCCTATAACCAACCGCTGGGCCGAGGTCCGACCTCTGAACCAGGCTCGTGCCCAGCTAAAACTGGTGTCTATGGATGGCTACCTGTATGCCATTGGAGGTGAGTGTTTGTTTACAGTGGAAAAATATGACCCTCGTATGGATCGCTGGACCGCAGTGGCCCCCTTGCCCAAAGGAGCCTTCGCAGTGGCCCACGAAGCCACCACCTGCAGCGGAGAGCTGTACGTTTCTGGGGGCTCTCTCTTTTATCGCCTTCTCAAGTATGACCCTAAGAGGGACGAGTGGCAGGAGTGTCCCTACAACAACAGCAGGAAGAAGTCTACAGACATGGTGGCTCTTAAAAGCTTCATCTACCGCTTTGACGTCAACCGCGAGCAGGGGATCAACGTGTTCAAGTACAACACAATAGTGAAAATGTGGCATGATTGTGCATCACAGAGGCTTGGAAGTCATTTACCATTTAGGTGTGCAGTCATTGGCAACTGCATCTACTGTGTGAACAAAACACAGACTCTTCAGTTTAtagtggaggaggagaatgcTTACTTTGTTGAGGAGACGCTGAGGGCGCCTCTGGAGGCAAAAGGCattctttttccttttgttctcACTTTGCCTGAAAAGCCTGAAAAAGTCACATAG